The Actinopolyspora erythraea genome has a segment encoding these proteins:
- a CDS encoding type I restriction endonuclease subunit R, whose protein sequence is MNAPHGEAAFEAAIEQALLDSGWLKGSPETYRADLALDMTEVFTFLGETQPREWERLRAFYPDPDEAQRAFGKRLSEAIDQRGALDVLRHGVKDKSVLLRLAYFRPAHTVAEDALVEYRANRLTVVRQLHHSDKHPKDSLDLVLLLNGIPVATAELKNHLTGQTVEQAKHQYRHDRDPADTIFARRALVHFAVDPELVFVTTRLEGENTRFLPFNTGSEGPGVSGGGGNPPAEPGRYRTSYLWEKVWQPDNWLDLIRRFIHEQPDKSKQPNTRKSKTKQREVIFPRYHQWDAVLRMSEHVATHGPGNNYLVMHSAGSGKSNTIAWLAHRLSSLHTPGDEAGLDPEAVRAGLRPNQRVFDKIVVVTDRTVLDRQLQQTINQFDHVVGVVEPIDGKKGGSKSAHVSHALHDPGVKIVITTLQTFPYVLDQVANTGQQRFALIVDEAHSSQSGDSSKDLKRVLLKLGSDDVDEDGDPLTASALARGRHPNMSYFAFTATPKPKTLELFGTPNELGNYEPFHVYSMRQAIDEGFILDVLRNYVTYKTYYRLATEQANENKEVEARKAKAHLARFAELHPTSMRQRAELIVEHFREHTAKQLGGRAKAMVVTRSREHAVRLFLAIRDYVETRGYTEPDSLVAISGSISIDGAEYTESGLNGFGENELTGWFRYTRADDPNAAHSGQREYRLLVVADKYQTGFDEPLLTTMYVDKQLNGVAAVQTLSRLNRTHPLKSQDDIFVLDLANEAENIQAEFRKFHEHAVTPPTDPNLLYTAQHRVMHHALLVASEMRNFTEAYLSAQEQATTEAQWQRAHADLYRFTEPAKERFVHYQEREPEEAEEFRTALRDYVRMYAFLSQVIPYYDTDLEQLYLFGKHLLNVLPRGEDGSVDIGKIDLTHLRISKTGEHDVRVEPEGEQVLPGFSGGGSGAAAEPEKVTLAELLAEFNERHGTNLGEHDMLADVERVIADGHVQAAALNNSEETFADVFDSRFEDKVIERGEDNTKFLRKFLDDQEARDDYIRLARRRAYEMIHRDVA, encoded by the coding sequence ATGAACGCACCACACGGCGAAGCCGCTTTCGAGGCGGCGATCGAACAAGCCTTACTCGACTCCGGATGGCTCAAGGGTTCGCCGGAGACCTACCGCGCCGACCTCGCGTTGGACATGACCGAGGTCTTCACGTTCCTCGGCGAGACCCAGCCCCGCGAGTGGGAACGGCTGCGCGCGTTCTACCCCGACCCGGACGAGGCGCAGCGCGCCTTCGGCAAACGACTCTCCGAGGCCATCGACCAGCGGGGCGCGCTGGACGTGCTGCGGCACGGCGTCAAGGACAAGAGCGTGCTGCTCAGGCTCGCCTACTTCCGCCCCGCGCACACCGTGGCCGAGGACGCGCTGGTCGAGTACCGCGCCAACCGGCTCACCGTGGTGCGCCAGCTGCACCACTCCGACAAGCACCCCAAGGACTCGCTGGACCTGGTGCTGCTGCTCAACGGCATTCCGGTCGCCACTGCCGAGCTGAAGAACCATCTCACCGGCCAGACCGTGGAGCAGGCCAAGCACCAGTACCGCCACGACCGCGACCCGGCTGACACGATCTTCGCCCGCCGCGCGCTGGTGCACTTCGCCGTGGACCCGGAGCTGGTGTTCGTGACCACGCGCCTGGAGGGCGAGAACACCCGGTTCCTGCCGTTCAACACCGGCAGCGAGGGGCCCGGCGTCTCCGGTGGAGGCGGCAACCCGCCCGCCGAGCCCGGCCGCTACCGCACCTCCTACCTCTGGGAGAAGGTCTGGCAGCCGGACAACTGGCTCGACCTGATCCGGCGGTTCATCCACGAGCAACCTGACAAGTCCAAGCAGCCCAACACGCGCAAATCGAAGACCAAGCAGCGCGAGGTGATCTTTCCGCGCTACCACCAGTGGGACGCGGTGCTGCGGATGAGCGAGCACGTCGCCACCCACGGTCCCGGCAACAACTACCTGGTGATGCACTCGGCCGGGTCGGGCAAGTCGAACACCATCGCCTGGCTCGCCCACCGGCTGTCCAGCCTGCACACCCCCGGTGACGAAGCAGGACTCGACCCCGAGGCCGTCCGGGCGGGGCTGCGGCCCAACCAACGGGTCTTCGACAAGATCGTGGTGGTCACTGACCGCACGGTGCTCGACCGGCAGTTACAGCAGACGATCAACCAGTTCGACCACGTCGTCGGGGTGGTCGAGCCGATCGACGGCAAGAAGGGCGGTTCCAAGTCCGCGCACGTCTCCCACGCGCTGCACGACCCCGGCGTGAAGATCGTCATCACCACGCTGCAGACCTTCCCGTACGTGCTCGACCAGGTCGCCAACACCGGGCAGCAGCGCTTCGCGCTGATCGTGGACGAGGCGCACTCCTCGCAGTCCGGCGACTCCTCCAAGGACCTCAAGCGGGTGCTGCTCAAGCTCGGCAGCGACGACGTCGACGAGGACGGCGACCCGCTGACCGCCTCGGCGCTGGCGCGCGGCAGGCACCCGAACATGTCCTACTTCGCGTTCACCGCCACCCCGAAACCCAAGACGCTGGAACTGTTCGGCACCCCCAACGAACTGGGCAACTACGAACCGTTCCACGTCTACTCGATGCGCCAGGCCATCGACGAGGGCTTCATCCTCGACGTGCTGCGCAACTACGTCACCTACAAGACCTACTACCGGTTGGCCACCGAACAGGCCAACGAGAACAAGGAGGTCGAGGCGCGCAAGGCCAAGGCGCACCTGGCGCGCTTCGCCGAGCTGCACCCCACCAGCATGCGGCAGCGCGCCGAACTGATCGTCGAGCATTTCCGGGAGCACACCGCCAAGCAGCTCGGCGGCCGCGCCAAGGCCATGGTGGTCACCCGCTCCCGGGAGCACGCGGTGCGGCTGTTCCTGGCCATCCGCGACTATGTCGAGACCCGCGGCTACACCGAGCCCGATTCGCTGGTGGCGATCTCGGGCAGCATCTCCATCGACGGCGCGGAGTACACCGAGAGCGGGCTGAACGGCTTCGGCGAGAACGAGCTGACCGGGTGGTTCCGCTACACCAGGGCCGACGACCCCAACGCCGCGCACAGCGGTCAGCGCGAGTACCGGCTGCTGGTGGTCGCCGACAAGTACCAGACCGGGTTCGACGAGCCGTTGTTGACCACGATGTACGTGGACAAGCAGCTCAACGGGGTGGCGGCCGTGCAGACGCTCTCGCGGCTCAACCGCACCCACCCGCTCAAGAGCCAGGACGACATCTTCGTGCTCGACCTCGCCAACGAGGCCGAGAACATCCAGGCAGAGTTCCGCAAGTTCCACGAGCACGCGGTCACCCCGCCCACCGATCCCAATCTGCTCTACACCGCGCAGCACCGGGTGATGCACCATGCGCTGCTCGTGGCATCGGAGATGCGCAACTTCACCGAGGCCTACCTCTCCGCGCAGGAGCAGGCCACCACCGAAGCGCAGTGGCAGCGTGCCCACGCCGACCTCTACCGGTTCACCGAGCCGGCCAAGGAGCGGTTCGTCCACTACCAGGAGCGGGAACCGGAGGAGGCCGAGGAGTTCCGGACCGCGCTGCGGGACTACGTGCGGATGTACGCCTTCCTCTCGCAGGTGATCCCGTACTACGACACCGACCTGGAACAGCTGTACCTGTTCGGCAAGCACCTGCTCAACGTGCTGCCGCGTGGTGAGGACGGCTCCGTCGACATCGGAAAGATCGACCTCACCCACCTGCGGATCAGCAAGACCGGCGAGCACGACGTGCGCGTCGAGCCCGAGGGCGAGCAGGTGCTGCCCGGGTTCAGCGGCGGCGGCTCGGGCGCGGCGGCTGAACCGGAGAAGGTCACGCTGGCCGAGCTGCTGGCCGAGTTCAACGAGCGACACGGCACCAACCTCGGCGAGCACGACATGCTCGCCGACGTGGAGCGGGTCATCGCGGACGGGCACGTGCAGGCGGCGGCGCTGAACAACAGCGAGGAGACCTTCGCCGACGTGTTCGACTCCAGGTTCGAGGACAAGGTGATCGAACGCGGCGAGGACAACACCAAGTTCCTGCGGAAGTTCCTGGACGACCAGGAGGCGCGGGACGACTACATCCGACTGGCGCGCAGGCGGGCCTACGAGATGATTCACCGCGACGTGGCCTGA
- a CDS encoding restriction endonuclease subunit S, with translation MESVWPGKNLDLSQICLKGTVSNGYTRFEDGDVLVPKITPTFEASRSVLVDGLRNGAGAGTTELHVLRSTSRIEPRYLYYLTHSQPFLKLGEAAMYGVAGQKRVPDDFVRNFKVELPSLEEQRRIADFLDAETSRIDCLEEKYVKTDEVAFERFIANLASGVSRSSVWDESLDNSLPLRRVVSWVKTGATPPGKDESYFDTAGDVPWYGPASFGLSIDIEKADNYLSRRSVASSLVPIFPAEAVLLVGIGATAGKVGYIDEQGSGNQQITAITTNGNMRSRFLAWQLWAARDEMREVAPYTTLPIINNDFLKSLPVYVPSLAEQDAIVAQVDRDWRFYQDMSKRLKQAKEKLAERKQALITAAVTGQLDVTTAGRATSELRA, from the coding sequence ATGGAATCCGTCTGGCCGGGTAAGAATCTGGACCTGAGCCAGATATGTTTGAAGGGAACGGTAAGCAACGGTTACACGCGTTTCGAGGACGGGGATGTTCTTGTTCCCAAGATAACCCCTACTTTCGAGGCATCGCGCTCTGTGCTCGTCGACGGTCTTCGTAATGGGGCAGGAGCGGGTACCACCGAGCTCCATGTCCTGAGGTCTACTTCTCGAATAGAACCGCGCTACCTGTACTATCTGACACACTCGCAACCCTTCCTCAAACTGGGGGAAGCCGCGATGTACGGTGTGGCGGGCCAGAAACGTGTACCTGATGATTTCGTGAGAAACTTCAAGGTTGAGCTTCCCTCTCTCGAGGAGCAGCGCCGTATCGCCGACTTCCTCGATGCCGAAACCTCTCGGATTGATTGCTTGGAGGAGAAGTACGTAAAGACTGACGAGGTTGCCTTCGAAAGGTTTATTGCCAACCTTGCTTCAGGTGTATCCCGTTCCTCAGTATGGGATGAAAGTCTCGATAATTCTCTGCCGCTTCGTCGCGTTGTTTCTTGGGTGAAAACTGGTGCTACGCCACCTGGAAAAGACGAATCTTATTTTGACACTGCGGGAGATGTGCCCTGGTATGGTCCGGCTAGTTTTGGCTTGAGTATAGATATAGAGAAGGCAGATAATTATTTGAGTCGGCGCTCGGTGGCTAGTTCGCTTGTTCCGATTTTTCCTGCTGAGGCTGTCCTGCTGGTGGGTATCGGCGCTACTGCTGGCAAGGTTGGGTACATTGATGAACAGGGGTCTGGAAATCAGCAAATAACGGCAATCACGACAAATGGTAATATGAGATCTCGTTTTCTTGCTTGGCAACTCTGGGCTGCACGAGATGAAATGCGTGAAGTTGCGCCGTATACTACGCTTCCGATAATTAATAACGACTTTCTTAAATCTCTACCTGTTTATGTTCCAAGTCTTGCTGAACAGGATGCTATTGTGGCCCAGGTCGATCGAGACTGGAGATTCTATCAGGATATGAGCAAGCGTTTGAAGCAAGCGAAGGAAAAACTCGCCGAGCGCAAGCAGGCGCTCATCACCGCCGCTGTAACGGGGCAGCTGGATGTGACGACGGCGGGGCGGGCGACGTCGGAGCTGCGGGCGTGA
- a CDS encoding type I restriction-modification system subunit M: MSTKDQELANFIWSVADLLRGDFKQSDYGKVILPLTVLRRLDCVLEPTRVKVLERKKHATEQLGVHNTDRLLKKESGFRFYNTSKFTFSRDVEGLTSLLADQDQVGKNLRAFIGGFSEEAAEILEKYDFDTQINRMEAGGILYQVVGRFASIDLHPDRVSNQRMGYLFEELIRRFSEISNETAGEHFTPREVIKLMTNLLLDPDHDKIVQPGATLRVLDPACGTGGMLSAAEDVVTGYNANATVTLFGQELNPESYAICKSDLLIKGQEAGNIANDNSFSHDRHYGKRFDYLLANPPFGVEWKKVREDVEREADLGHAGRFGAGLPRINDGSLLFLQHMIAHMKPVHEGGSRVAIVFNGSPLFTGAAESGESNIRRWILENDWLEGIVALPDQLFYNTGISTYFWILSNNKAERDRGKVTLLDAREYWAKMRKSLGDKRKYITEEQIEQLTRLYNEARSIAADENHELHDKVKIFDTTDFGYQRITVERPLRQRFEVTEQTLAEVDNAKSVSKYEDREALLAALRGLVGHTWWKKVDFDAAFRQALAESGAGGKLPTPVNKAVTNAVAVSDPEGELQTDKTGAALPDPDLRDNENVPLGEDIDEYLNREVLPHVPDAWVDHSKTKIGYEIPFTRYFYKYVPPRPLEEIDAELKSLESEIQRLLSEVTE; encoded by the coding sequence TTGAGTACGAAGGACCAGGAGCTGGCCAATTTCATCTGGTCGGTGGCCGATCTGTTGCGGGGGGATTTCAAGCAGTCCGACTACGGCAAGGTGATCCTGCCGTTGACGGTGCTGCGCAGGTTGGACTGCGTGTTGGAGCCCACGCGGGTGAAGGTGCTGGAGCGCAAGAAGCACGCCACCGAGCAGCTCGGGGTGCACAACACCGACCGGCTGTTGAAGAAGGAGTCGGGTTTCCGGTTCTACAACACCAGCAAGTTCACGTTCTCGCGTGATGTCGAGGGGTTGACCTCGCTGCTGGCCGACCAGGACCAGGTGGGCAAGAATCTGCGGGCGTTCATCGGCGGGTTCTCCGAGGAGGCCGCCGAGATCCTGGAGAAGTACGACTTCGACACCCAGATCAACCGGATGGAAGCCGGCGGCATCCTGTACCAGGTGGTGGGTAGGTTCGCCTCGATCGACCTGCATCCGGACAGGGTGTCGAACCAGCGGATGGGCTATCTGTTCGAGGAGCTCATCCGCAGGTTCTCCGAGATCTCGAACGAGACGGCCGGGGAGCACTTCACCCCGCGCGAGGTCATCAAGCTGATGACCAACCTGCTGCTGGATCCCGATCACGACAAGATCGTGCAGCCGGGGGCGACGCTGCGGGTGCTGGATCCGGCCTGCGGCACCGGCGGGATGCTGTCGGCGGCCGAGGACGTGGTCACCGGCTACAACGCGAACGCGACGGTCACGCTGTTCGGCCAGGAGCTCAACCCCGAGTCGTACGCGATCTGCAAGTCCGACCTGCTGATCAAGGGGCAGGAGGCGGGCAACATCGCCAACGACAACTCGTTCAGCCACGACCGGCACTACGGCAAGCGGTTCGACTACCTGTTGGCGAATCCGCCGTTCGGGGTGGAGTGGAAGAAGGTCCGCGAGGACGTGGAGCGTGAGGCCGACCTCGGCCACGCCGGGCGGTTCGGCGCCGGGCTGCCGCGCATCAACGACGGTTCGCTGCTGTTTCTGCAGCACATGATCGCGCACATGAAACCTGTCCACGAGGGTGGTTCGCGGGTGGCGATCGTGTTCAACGGCTCGCCGTTGTTCACCGGGGCCGCCGAGTCGGGTGAGTCCAACATCCGCCGCTGGATCCTGGAGAACGACTGGCTGGAGGGCATCGTGGCGCTGCCGGACCAGTTGTTCTACAACACCGGTATCTCCACCTACTTCTGGATCCTGTCCAACAACAAGGCCGAGCGCGATCGCGGCAAGGTCACCCTGCTGGATGCCCGCGAGTACTGGGCGAAGATGCGCAAGAGCCTCGGCGACAAGCGCAAGTACATCACCGAGGAGCAGATCGAGCAGTTGACCCGGCTCTACAACGAGGCGCGCTCGATCGCGGCCGATGAGAACCACGAGCTGCACGACAAGGTCAAGATCTTCGACACGACCGACTTCGGCTACCAGCGCATCACCGTGGAGCGGCCGCTGCGGCAGCGCTTCGAGGTCACCGAGCAGACCCTCGCCGAGGTGGACAACGCCAAATCCGTCAGCAAGTACGAGGATCGTGAGGCCCTGCTGGCCGCGCTGCGCGGGCTGGTCGGCCACACCTGGTGGAAGAAGGTCGACTTCGACGCCGCCTTCCGGCAGGCACTGGCCGAGTCCGGGGCCGGCGGGAAGTTGCCGACCCCGGTGAACAAGGCCGTGACCAACGCGGTGGCGGTCTCCGACCCCGAGGGCGAGTTGCAGACCGACAAGACGGGCGCGGCCCTGCCTGACCCGGACCTGCGCGACAACGAGAACGTCCCTCTCGGTGAGGACATCGACGAGTACCTCAACCGCGAAGTCCTGCCGCACGTGCCCGACGCCTGGGTCGACCACAGCAAGACCAAGATCGGCTACGAGATCCCGTTCACCAGGTACTTCTACAAGTACGTGCCACCCCGGCCGCTGGAGGAGATCGACGCCGAGCTGAAGAGCCTGGAATCCGAGATCCAGCGGCTGCTTTCGGAGGTGACGGAGTGA
- a CDS encoding N-6 DNA methylase, protein MNDQRNTSTGAVTTINAVNIARLAGVRRAAVSNWRKRYDDFPAQVAGTASSPLFDADEIRAWLDKYGKLAELPLADELWRELDGLRGTADPVEVLITFAVALRHLFDRGGRLAAELTTEAFEDDRALTEAVAARVTTTVGELGLDLEPISPELDWAPLLRLLDRTSEEPSAFEDLLLSTTERPEPRGAGVVPPELARLMRELAGREAVFDPWCGLGELLLPTLGSGAAAGQHPNRQLLRLATARMLLHTRTPPRLVAGDALREDGFPGHTFGAVCCVPPWNVKDWGFEELQFDPRWEYGLPPRGAAELAWVQHALAHLDPTGVAVLGLPAGVCGQSRGRRIRAELVRRGVLRAVVALPSGALPGTSASTVLWVLRGAEAEPPGGVLLLDGSRSLREKSPDWNALCELVLPAWREFDGGGAWPDEPGVCRVVPAIDLLDEEVDLSPARHLAGSVATDVAGIRTARENLLGLLRELPALVPEVLPEDAPARPNARIGELARTGAVTVLQQVPTGTREEDAVELTALTAQDVHAGRAPSGVLRGAAEPVRLRAGDVVLPMLGERLVSRVIESEEAVLGPHLWLLRPNPEQLDSWFLAGFLRNSANAALGAGSGTARLDVRKVELPRVPPEEQRRWAETFRELFRLEDGLHRLREEGGKLVDDMIDGLTANGLRPPRDEERG, encoded by the coding sequence GTGAACGATCAGCGGAACACCTCCACTGGCGCCGTGACCACCATCAACGCGGTGAACATCGCGCGTCTGGCCGGGGTGCGTCGTGCGGCGGTGAGCAACTGGCGCAAGCGCTACGACGACTTCCCCGCACAGGTCGCGGGAACCGCGAGCAGTCCGCTGTTCGACGCCGACGAGATCCGTGCGTGGCTGGACAAGTACGGCAAACTCGCCGAACTCCCGCTGGCCGACGAGCTCTGGCGCGAACTCGACGGACTGCGCGGCACGGCCGATCCGGTGGAAGTGCTGATCACGTTCGCGGTCGCGTTGCGTCACCTCTTCGACCGCGGCGGCAGGCTCGCCGCCGAACTCACCACCGAGGCGTTCGAGGACGACCGTGCCCTCACCGAAGCCGTCGCCGCGCGGGTGACCACCACCGTCGGGGAACTGGGCCTGGACCTCGAACCGATCTCGCCCGAGCTCGACTGGGCGCCGCTGCTGCGGCTGCTGGACCGCACGTCCGAGGAACCGTCCGCCTTCGAGGACCTGCTTCTTTCCACCACCGAACGGCCCGAACCGCGCGGTGCCGGGGTGGTTCCGCCGGAGCTGGCCCGGCTGATGAGGGAGTTGGCCGGTCGCGAAGCCGTGTTCGATCCCTGGTGCGGCCTCGGCGAACTGCTGCTGCCCACGCTCGGTTCGGGGGCCGCTGCCGGGCAGCACCCGAACCGGCAGCTGCTGCGGCTGGCCACCGCCCGCATGCTGCTGCACACCCGAACCCCGCCTCGACTGGTGGCCGGTGACGCGCTGCGTGAGGACGGGTTCCCCGGCCACACGTTCGGTGCGGTGTGCTGCGTGCCGCCGTGGAACGTCAAGGACTGGGGCTTCGAGGAACTGCAGTTCGATCCCAGGTGGGAGTACGGCCTGCCGCCGCGCGGCGCCGCCGAGCTGGCCTGGGTGCAGCACGCGCTCGCGCATCTGGACCCCACGGGGGTGGCCGTGCTCGGGCTGCCCGCCGGGGTCTGCGGCCAGTCACGCGGCAGGCGCATCCGCGCCGAACTGGTGCGGCGTGGCGTGCTGCGCGCGGTGGTCGCGCTGCCCAGCGGAGCGTTGCCCGGAACCTCGGCGAGCACGGTGCTGTGGGTGCTGCGCGGTGCCGAGGCCGAACCGCCGGGCGGTGTGCTGCTGCTGGACGGTTCGCGGTCGCTCAGGGAGAAGTCGCCGGACTGGAACGCGCTGTGTGAACTGGTACTGCCCGCCTGGCGGGAGTTCGACGGGGGCGGCGCGTGGCCGGATGAACCGGGCGTGTGCCGCGTGGTGCCCGCGATCGACCTGCTCGACGAGGAGGTCGATCTCAGTCCGGCGCGGCATCTGGCCGGTTCGGTGGCAACCGACGTGGCGGGCATCCGCACCGCGAGGGAGAACCTGCTCGGGCTGCTGCGGGAGCTGCCCGCGCTCGTCCCGGAGGTGCTGCCCGAGGACGCCCCGGCACGGCCGAACGCGCGGATCGGGGAACTGGCCCGCACCGGTGCGGTGACCGTGCTGCAACAGGTCCCCACCGGCACGCGGGAGGAGGACGCCGTGGAGCTGACCGCGCTGACCGCGCAGGACGTTCACGCGGGCAGGGCCCCCTCCGGAGTGCTGCGCGGTGCCGCCGAACCGGTGCGGCTCCGCGCGGGCGACGTGGTGCTGCCCATGCTCGGCGAGCGGCTCGTCAGCCGGGTGATCGAGTCGGAGGAGGCGGTGCTCGGCCCGCACCTGTGGCTGCTGCGGCCCAACCCGGAGCAGCTCGACTCCTGGTTCCTGGCGGGTTTCCTGCGCAACTCGGCCAACGCCGCGCTCGGTGCGGGCTCGGGGACGGCGCGGCTGGACGTGCGCAAGGTGGAGCTGCCCCGCGTCCCGCCCGAGGAGCAGCGCCGCTGGGCCGAGACGTTCCGCGAGCTGTTCCGGTTGGAGGACGGGCTGCACCGGCTGCGTGAGGAAGGCGGAAAGCTGGTCGATGACATGATCGACGGGCTGACCGCCAACGGGCTGCGGCCGCCCCGCGACGAGGAACGCGGCTGA